A single genomic interval of Amycolatopsis albispora harbors:
- a CDS encoding ABC transporter ATP-binding protein, with the protein MRGDRLLAEVAGADRTRLGLVLLTALTATAAGLLLPGALANAVDAAISGQRSWPRVLWLLGLGAVDITADVLGGLLTVAVTSTATAALRRRLTRHLLGLGTRSRFADGDAISRLTGDCVSAGSVASILVQLGSAACLSAGAIVLLAVLDWRLALVFLGSVPVALWLARSHLRHTADDVLTYQRVSGEISARLLDAVRGLRTIAASGTADRETRRVLRPLPELARAGAGMWQTQARMIWRAALLLPAVEVAVLVAAGFGVLHGRLTVGDVLAALGYVALGMGLVGQIPLLTTLARARSCAERISEVLATPLPHRGRADVRPGPGSVELRRVTVPGALSEVDLTIPGGTFLAVVGKSGSGKSALVGVVGGLIRPEEGRVLLDGVSTGRLRPEVLRYYVAYAFERPALLGGTVADAVSYGTWAGEIAVRNACRTAQVHDLVVRLPDGYQTPLSETPLSGGEAQRLGLARALVRNPRVLVLDDATASLDTVTEVRVDEAIENALPGRTRLVVTHRAATAARADLVAWLENGRVRAVGPHEVLWQEPGYRSVFTEDDA; encoded by the coding sequence ATGCGGGGTGACCGGTTGCTGGCCGAGGTGGCCGGCGCGGACCGCACCCGGCTGGGCCTGGTCCTGCTGACCGCGCTCACCGCCACCGCGGCGGGCCTGCTGCTGCCGGGCGCGCTCGCGAACGCGGTGGACGCCGCGATCTCCGGTCAGCGCAGCTGGCCGCGGGTGCTGTGGCTGCTCGGCCTCGGCGCCGTCGACATCACCGCCGACGTGCTCGGCGGACTGCTCACCGTCGCCGTCACCAGCACGGCCACCGCGGCACTGCGGCGACGGCTCACCCGGCACCTGCTCGGCCTCGGCACGCGGTCGCGGTTCGCCGACGGCGACGCGATCAGCAGGCTCACCGGCGACTGCGTGAGCGCCGGTTCGGTCGCCTCCATCCTGGTGCAGCTGGGTTCCGCGGCCTGCCTGTCCGCCGGTGCCATCGTGCTGCTGGCGGTGCTCGACTGGCGGCTCGCGCTGGTTTTCCTCGGCAGCGTGCCGGTCGCGCTCTGGCTGGCCCGCTCCCACCTGCGCCACACCGCCGACGACGTGCTGACCTACCAGCGCGTGTCCGGCGAGATCTCCGCGCGCCTGCTCGACGCGGTGCGCGGGCTGCGGACCATCGCCGCCTCCGGCACCGCCGACCGGGAGACGCGCCGGGTGCTGCGCCCGCTGCCCGAACTCGCCCGCGCCGGGGCCGGGATGTGGCAGACGCAGGCTCGGATGATCTGGCGTGCCGCGCTCCTGCTGCCCGCGGTCGAGGTCGCGGTGCTGGTCGCCGCCGGGTTCGGGGTGCTGCACGGCCGCCTGACCGTCGGGGACGTGCTCGCCGCGCTCGGGTACGTCGCGCTCGGCATGGGCCTGGTCGGCCAGATCCCGTTGCTCACCACGCTCGCCAGGGCGCGGTCGTGCGCCGAGCGGATCAGCGAGGTGCTCGCCACGCCGCTGCCGCACCGCGGGCGCGCCGACGTGCGGCCCGGTCCCGGCTCGGTGGAACTGCGGCGGGTGACCGTGCCGGGCGCACTGTCCGAAGTGGACTTGACCATTCCCGGCGGTACTTTTCTGGCCGTGGTGGGGAAATCGGGCTCGGGCAAGTCCGCGCTGGTGGGGGTGGTCGGCGGGCTGATCCGGCCGGAGGAGGGGCGCGTGCTGCTCGACGGCGTGTCCACCGGCCGCCTGCGTCCCGAGGTGCTGCGGTACTACGTGGCTTACGCGTTCGAACGGCCCGCGCTGCTCGGCGGCACGGTGGCCGACGCGGTTTCGTACGGCACGTGGGCGGGTGAGATCGCCGTGCGCAACGCGTGCCGGACCGCGCAAGTACACGATCTGGTGGTGCGCCTGCCCGACGGTTACCAAACGCCACTGTCGGAAACCCCGTTGTCCGGCGGGGAAGCACAACGGCTGGGCCTGGCCCGCGCGCTCGTGCGCAACCCGCGGGTGCTGGTGCTCGACGACGCGACGGCCAGCCTCGACACGGTCACCGAGGTGCGGGTCGACGAGGCCATCGAGAACGCGCTGCCGGGCCGGACACGGCTGGTGGTCACGCATCGCGCGGCCACGGCGGCACGCGCGGATCTGGTGGCGTGGCTGGAAAACGGCCGGGTGCGCGCGGTCGGTCCGCACGAGGTGCTGTGGCAGGAACCCGGCTACCGCTCGGTTTTCACCGAGGACGATGCATGA